GGGATACACCAAGTTTATTGGCAGTGCCCTGGTCGCACCAGCAAAAACGTGTAGAAAATTAGTGGGACATAAACTGAAAACAGACCGTAAAACGTGTAGAAAAATTTTTCTTTACCATCAAAGTGCCATAATTTAAATGGTCTAGACCGTTGACCTCCGTTCATAATACATTTACTTGTATGATGGATTATGAGTTCCCCCTGtaattaaataaaacaaattaGCCATTAATATGATGAATCCAATATTTCCGCCCTCTTTTGCATTTCAAAAGGTATAATCATGGGTGGATGTAATGTGGCATATACGAGTTCAATTGAATTCATAACTTTCGATGCGGAGTAAAATATTTATGTGtacaaattcattaaaattgcaaaaataatagatatgaatccataactttaaaaatataatgggttcaatattaaaaagttttatacaccatagagtttaaatcctggatccgcctctgagtATAATAGAAAGTCTTTAATCATGCAAGATACAATTGTCGACATTTATGATGTCACAGAAGTTATATTCAAGTTTGGACATCTATCAGGAAACTTTCCTTGTATTTATTGAGTTTTACTTCTAGTATAAGAAAGAATATTTAATGTTTAACAGCATTCTATAATTTCGGATCCTACAGCAGTCATTCTACGATATAAGTCAAACAACAATGTACTGCGAAAGTCATATGCATAAAAAACCACCCCACTAACTAAGCATTCATTGTTTTGGGCTTAAATATATCTCACCATGCATACAAGTATAAGTTTTATTCATGAAACTAATCTTGAGCTTCCAAAAGTTCTCGGTGGTCTTCGACTAGCAATGGTCTTCTACTATTAAAAAGGACTTTTGCTCTATTTATCATCACCTTGCGGAGAAGACGAGCAAAGAAAAAATTGAAGCCACTTTATGTTCGAATTCAAGATAAAGTTTATCTCTTATAATATGATAATATTGTTGATAAGTTATGCGAATATGGTGTTGATGATTTGTCAAACTTCGTGGGGGAACCATATAGGAACCTATACAATCAATTCCCTTGCGATTATTGTAACTACTCAGATGTCTCGCCAAATTCTCAAGGAAATCATAAACGAGAAATACCAAATGGAATATCTAGGATCACTTCCTCAGGTTATCATACGAGTCAACTCTATAGTTGTACTGTACTCGCAACAGTACAATAGAACTGATGAAGCTTGCTAGAGACCAGATATTCCCTTGCATCTTTTCTCATGACTTCACACATATATAATCAACATGATGCAAGGTTTTGACCTAACACTTGCAAACCTAAATATTTATTCTCTCAAGTGTGCAGCCGCCTCTATTTCCCTCTAGGCTATTGAAGAACAAAGCTGCTATAAAACAAAGAACCAGATCCCAACTTTGAATATGTCTTGTGTCCTTTAGTTTGTTGTATCTTTGTCTTTTGTTATTTACTTATATTCCTACACAGCATTTTAGAAGCATCTAGTAGGACATCATTTAACCATTATTGTTTTTGGTtattgactagagttagtcaagagTGTGACTTTGCAATAGAGATATTACAAAGAGCTtacaatagagttattgtaagAGGTGAAAGATTAAGAGTTTACACTACtaaaaattcggcaaaaaccgaccaaggtcgaccgaccaactttggtcggttaaaAAACCAACCAAAAAACCGAcgaaagttggtcggtttttcaaaatatttttttttaaaattttttttaggaaaccgaccaactttggtcggttttctttggcgcaaaaatgcggaaaactatttttgagtcccgcgaaatttatgtttcaagaaaccgaccaactttggtcggtttttcaattaaaataataaaaaattaatattaaaaaactgaccaaaattggtcggttaattcggccggtcattttaaaaaatcgatcaacttcggtcggtaattttactttttaataaaaccgatcaactttggtcggttattttcgtgcgaaaatacaattaaagagtataaatcaaataaaagacagtcttaaaacaaaatgtaccaatggtctaatggtagaatagtatcctgccatagTATAGACCCCGGTTTGATTctcagatggtgaatctttttattacataattaaaataccgaccaactttagccggtttttttttgtaatatttttttttgaatttaattgaccgaccaactttggtcggtaatttccgaccaactttggtcggtatgcctttccgaccacaaaaataccgtccatACGTAAATAGTCgtgttttggtcgattttttgccATTACCgatcaacgttggtcggtttttaccggatttttagtagtgttaattcctagattgcaataGGTTATATCTGAAGTTTGCTCAGTTAGTGATGTTGAAATCATACTAGGGTAGATTAGTGATTTTAAATTTCGTGAGATGGGAGTTTTTCACATAAATATTAtatgttctttatttattattgtttaatgtggaaactgatagagaacctgattctctatactgtttggtggacccttagtttctatcaattggtatcagagcaaattCTTTCTAAAAGATTAGCACCTACAAAGGATCTTCATGGATGCTTCACAAACTTCGAGGAAGGATAATCAACCTATAGACTACAAAGATTCAACAGCCAATACTATGGTTGGCGAAAAACAAGAATGCATGACTTCATCATGCCTGATGACTCAGAGCTGTGGGATGTGATCTGTGATGGCCCTTTTGTTCCCATGAAAATTGTTGGTGAGGGAACAGTTATGGTCCCAAAAACAAGTAAAAAGTGCAACAATGCTGATagaaaggctattgagaagaacTTCATGGCAAAAAAGATTCTTATTTATGGTATTAGACCAGATGAATACAATCGCATCTCAGCCTGTCAGTCCGCTAAGGAGATCTCGGAAGCACTCCAAACTTTCCATGATGGAACTACTCAGGTTAAGCAGTCCAAAATTGATATGATTACTACTGAGTATGAGCTATTCAAAATGAAGGAGGATGAGTCTATTTAGGATATGGACACACGCTTCACCTCCATTATCAATGAGTTTCACTCCCTCGGAGAAGTCATCCCAAGAAACATGCTAGTCCGGAAGATACTCAGTATCCTACAAGGTTCCTCGGAAAGTAAAGTGAATGTTATCACTGAAGCCAAGGATCTGAAGAAGCTAACCATTGATGAACTCAATGGAAATCTCAAAACCTAtgagatgaagaggaagaaagatcttgaaagaagagagcccaaaaAAGAGAAGAGCCTGGTTCTCAAAGCTGAGAACAGTGACTCCAGTGGCGATGAGACAGACATGGCCTATCTCACTCGAAGATTCCAAAAGATCATTCGAAAAAATGAAGGAATTCCCAAGAGAGGAAGCTCTAGCAAAAACACCAAAGGAAGTGACTTCTGTCACAAGTGCAGAAATCCATGATACTTTATTAAGGATTATCCTCTTCACAACCAGGACCATTACAAATACAATACTGACAAAGTGACCAAGAGAAACCTGGTCCCTGGCATAAGGTTCAAAAGAAGAGATTCCACTGAAAATGTTGTGAAGCAAGCTCTGGCTGCCTGGGGAGATTCCTCCAGTGAATCTGAAGGTGAGGATGATCAAGAAGACACCTCCATGATGGCTGTTGAAAGTGGATCTATAGAGTGTGATTATATATTTGCACTCATGGCCAATTCTGACGATGATAAGGACAATGCGGGTGATAAGGTGAATTTTTTTGATGTTCAAATAAACTTGAAAACTTACTCTCAAAAGAAATTAATATCCTTAGCAAATGTTTCAATTGATACTTATCGCAACCTCATAAATGAAAAAAATGTTTTAACTGAGAAAATTGAGAGGTAGAACAAAAGCGAGATGATATGGTGGTTGTAATTATAGATCTGAAGGAATAAGTGGAGGAAATAACAAGAGAAAATACCTTGTtaaaaaatcatataaaaaaaATGGATGAACACCTCTAAGGGAAAGGCAGTGGCAAATGAAGCTCAACTTAAACTTGAAAATGAGCTTAAAATTGCCAAAACAAGTCTTGCTCTTGAACTTGAAAAGAATAAACAACTTTAAGAGGATTAAAAATGATCTAGCTAAGTGACTTAAATGGAACTGGTCCTCCGATGTAATCACGTCTATGTATAAGAGTAATGATGGAACAGACAAAGAATCGGGTTCCATAAGGCAAAAACTCCCTATGATCCCCATAGCATGTATGTATGTGTGATTGATAGTTGGCTTTGTACTCATTGTGGTCAAACTAGTCATTACAAGGACTCCTGTAAAGCTAAAATTCAGTCtcaacataaaaataaagtttttgctgAAAACAAACCTACTGTTAAGGAACCTGGTTCTCTGAAAAAGAAATATGTGATGTCTGCATGGATAAAAAGAAATTTGATTCACCCATTCTATTATTGCAAGGTACCCTTTTGGGTTTCTTAGTCTAATTAGTGATTTTGTGTGCAGGCTAGAGTGAGGGAAAGCAGTCAAAATTGGTACATGGAAAGTGACTGCTCTTAACACATCATAGGAAGAATGGATAATTTTCTCTCACTTAAGGCCTTCCAAGGTGGTAGTATGTCCTTTGGAAATGGCAAGAAAGGATATATTCTTGGCGTTGGGAAGATTGGCAAAACACTCTCCCacttaattaaaaatatatactatGTGAATGGCTTGAAATACAGCCTACTGAGTGTGTCCCAAATTTGTGACAAAGGGAACAAAGTGAAGTTCTTGTCAAAATTCTATACTGTCACCAACCGCATAACTGGTGAAGTAGTTCTTCTAGCAAAAACATTCAAGAACATTTATGTTGCAGATTTCAACTCTTTGAATGGTGGTGATCTTACATGCAAAAGTGTTATTGATGATTATGCTGTGTTGTGGCACAAATGACTAGGGCATGCAAGCTTTTATTTGCTAAACAAGCTGATTAAGAAGGACTTGGTTCGTGGGTTACACAAGTCAAAATTCAAGGATCACAAAGTgtgtgatgtgtgtgtaaaagGGAAGCAAGTTAGGCCCTCGTttaaatcaaagaagaagtgatcacCTCAAGGTCACTGGAGTTTTTTCATATGGACTTTGTAACCTCTAAGGATACCCAactgaggaggaaataagtacaTCTTTGTGATTGTTGATGACTATTCCAGATTTATATGGACTTTGTTTCTAAGGACCAAGGATGAAACCTTTCCATTATTTGTTGCTTTTGAGAAGCAGATTCAAGTGAAGATAGGCTATAATATTGTGTGTATCAAATCTGATCATGGCACCGAGTTTGACAATGCCaagtttgatgaattttgtatTTAAAATGGCATAAGTCTTAACTTTTCTCTTTctagaacacctcaacaaaatggtgtattGGAAAGAAAAAATAGGACTCTTGAGGATATGGCTAGAATAATATTGATTGATAGTGGCGTGCAAAAGAGTTTATGGGTTGAAGAAGTTAACAATGCCTATTATTTGATTAACAGATGCGTGATCAGGTCCCTACTTGACAAAACTCCTTATGAATTGCTTAATGGGAGAAAACCAAAGCTGACTTACCTAAGGGCATTTGGATGTAAATGCTTTGTTCTCAACAATGGTAAGGAAGCATTGGGAAAATTTGATGCAACATGTGATGAGGAAAATTTTCTTGGTTGCTCTTCTCAAAGCAAGGCATACAAAGTCTACAGTAAAAGGACTCAATGTGTAGAGGAAAGTGTgcatgtgatctttgatgaatctcaccACCTAAGTTAGAAGAATTCACAAGATAAGGATGATCAAGATGAAGACTTCTCAAAGGTTACTAGAGAATCCATAGATATGGAAAATGGGAAGACTGATCTAATGACTCAAGTTAAGGAGAGtggtgaagaagatgaagcagaactTCCAACAGAAATCGAGGAACCTGGTCCTCCTATTACTGCAACTGAAGCTGAGCATAGAGTTATTAATGCTATATCAGGTACTCCTGATGCAAGACAAATGAGTGAAATTAACACTTCCGTTGATGTCAATGATGGTTCAAATATAGAGGAACTTGTTCCCTCGCACTCTGAAGTTCAAGTATCAAACTGGAAGCACCGGAGCTCATATCGTCTTCAAAATGTGATCATACGTTTGGACTCTGGTATTTAAACTAGATCGAAGGCAAGAAACATATTTTCCTTCTCAGCTTCCTATCTCAAATCAAGCTTAGAAACGTCAAGGAAGTATTAAAAGATGCTGACTAGATAGATGCTATGCAAGAAGAGCTACATCTGTTTGAGAGAAACAAAGTGCAGCACCTGGTTCCCAAACCCTCAGGCAAAATTATGATTAGAACCGGGTGGGTATTAAAAATAACCTTAATGAGTTTGGAAATACAACAAGAAACTAAGCTAGGTTGGTGATCCACGGTTATAATCAAGAGAAGGAATTGACTATGACGAGACATTCACTCATATTGCTCGAATGAAAGCCATCAGAATTCTCATagcttttgcatctcatatggaattcaaattgttccaaatggatgttaaaagtgtATTTCTAAATGGATATTTAAAGGAGGAAGCATTTGTCAAGCAACCACCTAGCTTTGAATGTCATGAACATCCTGAACATGTCTTCAAGCTTGATAAAACTTTATATGGTTTGAAGCAAGTTCCTCGTGCATGGTATGagaaattaactaagttccttcTTGAGAATGACTTTACTAGAGGAAAAATTTACAATACTATATTTTTGAACATATGAGGGAGAAATTTGTTGATTGTgcaagtctatgttgatgatatcatatTTGGTACAACATATGACTTTTTTGCGAGGAGTTTGCAAAGCTCATGGGAAGTGAATTcaaaatgagcatgatgggggagtTGAACTGTTTTCTTAGGTTACAAGTGAAGCAAACCTCAAAATTTACTATGATAAGTCAACAAAAATACATCAAGGAGATGTTAAAAAGATTTGAGATGGAAAGCTCAAGGACGATTGATAATCCCATTGCAACTGATGTTCGCCTGGACATGGACGAACCTGGTTCTCCTGTCAATGAAACTATGTATAGGGGTAGTCATTGGATCTCCTCTATACCTGACtgccagcagacctgacattgtgtTTAGTGTTGGATTGTGTGCTAGATTTCAATCAATTCCAAAAGAATCTCATTTGAAGGTTGCCAAGAAAATCCTGAGGTATCTCAAGGGAACGCAGGACCTGGTCCTCTTCTATCCCTCATATGATAACTTTGATCTAGTTAGATATGCTAATTCTAATTATGCTGGATACTTAGTGGACAAAAAGATTATCTCTGGAATGGCACATCTTTTGGGGTCATGCTTGATCTCATTGGGTATTAAGAAACAAAACTCAGTGGCTCTTTCCACTACTGAAGCTAAATATGTGGCTGCTGCTTCTTGTTATGCCCAACTGCTATGGATCAAGCAACAACTAGAAGATTTAAGTGTGCTTACAGATTATGTGTCATTATTGTATGATAACACAAGTGCCCTTAACATGGTAAAGATCCCGGTACATCACAAAAGGACAAAGTACATTGATATGTGTCATCACTTTTTAAGGGATAATGTTGAAAATGGGCTTATTTCTATGAAGTTTTGTAAGACAGAGAACCAAGTAGCAGATATCTTCGTCAAGGCACTGAGCAGAGAATATTTTGAAAGAAATCGTTTGGAGCTAGGGTGGATCAAGCTTAATTAAGAACCTGGTCCCTtgatgattggctatgaaagaatAGAAAAGTACaatgctaaaaagtatttttagcGACATCTATCTCAAATATATACTACTATAGGTAGAGACGCATGGCAAATTCAGGACGGACAACTAACAATTGGCATTGCTAATATCTAGAAGTTATTGCTCATATTTTCAAAAATTGTCAAGGAGCCTAGTTACTATGACTCAGGTTAGTAGTTTCTTTTACACTTATATGCATTTTGAATTGCTAGGGTGCCACGTCATTATTTTGTTTTTGCCTCTTTTGATGCCTCCTTAAGCCCAAATGTTACATTCGTTCTAAATCGACCCGACGACCCGTCTCCTCTCCTTCATGCCCCTTTTTAACCGgttcccctttttattttatatacccAATAGTTAATCTCTTTCCCCACTTTCAACATTGAACAatctctctcctctctcaaacCCTCTTTTTCGTATCTTCTTACTACAAAAATCGAACATGTCTCAACAAGATGCTACATCTCCTAAAATAACTGAAGCCAACCCTGCACCTTCTCCATATAAAGTCGTGCCTTAATCTGGATCTGGGCCATATTCTTCACCCACATAAGCGCTAATTTTAAACCAACCTAACCCCAAAACCATCTGGTTTTGGCCCCCATCGCAACCGTAAAAATCAAATTCCTAAAAAGTTTGTTTCTTCTCCATCTCCATTTGCTCCTACCAAAAGAGTGGACTCCGAGCAAACGATGTCCACCTCTCAATATATTCAAACTACAGAAGAAATTATGGAAGGGGATGAAGGCGTTGAAGTCTCGAATCTGCGTGTTGTGACATAGGAAGTAAGTTTGAACGAAGAGTTAGGTTCCCATGTTGCTGAGGGGTCACAAGCATATGAAATTTTAGAGGTTCAAAGTGTTGAAGGGGTTGTTCCTACATCAGATAATATTCTATCACTTTCTATTGTTACAGAAGTTTTGGGTATGGACGGTGAGAAAACTATGAGCGATACACTTAAAAGGGGCTCTACTTCTCCTGAAAAGGAGCCTGTTGCTGTGGAGAAGTTGGTTAGGGAGTCTATGATTGATGATGTTGGTGCAGAGATGTAAGGGGAACCACTGTGTCATAGGAGAGAATAGGGTGAGGGGGAACAAGTGCTTCACGGGGAACAAGTACATGTCAAAAATACAGGAGAACCTACAGAGGGACCTACCCAATGGGAGTTTTTTGCTCCTACTTGGTATAAAACTCCAAGTTCTACAAGATCCCCCTCTGGACAGTGCTGACACACCCCTATTTGATTCCCCTATTCCTGTTCCCTTAGAGATTGAGTATCAtacaatgaaatttgtatctgaaTGTAACTCTGTTAAGAGTGAGGAAGATCTTGATGACCTACCTGTGATAAATTACTTGGCTGCTAGGGGTAAGGAAAAAGCCACAACAAATACTGTTCCAAAATGCCCTACCACTAGGCTGTAGAGCAAGGTTGTCCTTGACAATGCATTGAAGGCGAAcaaggagaaaaagaagagaatgtAGTTTGTGAAGAGTAGACTGATTAATGAGGAGGATGTTCCTCCTACTTATGTAGTTGAGGTAGATGATGAGGAGACTGTTAAGGAAACAGCTCCTCTTGTTAGGAAAAACTGCAAGAAAACCATTGCAACTAAACGAAAGAAGCTGGTGACTGAAAAAGAAGTTATCAGTTACCAGGATGATGATTTAGATATGAAAGAAAGAGTGGAAGGAGGGAAAGAGGAAAAGATGAAGCCTCTGAGAAAGAGTACTAGTAAGGAACATGGTTCCTCCAAAAGACCAAGGGTAGAATTGTTTGAGTTAGAGAGAAGGAAAAATCTCAAAAAACAAAACGTTATGTGGGGTCGAGTATTTGACCCTGAGATTATTGAACAACCAGGCATGAGACAACTTGTAGAGATTGTTGAATTCCAGAAATGGACACTTCTCTTTGAGATCCCTAGTCCAAAAGTTTATGAATATGAAGTAAGTAGCTTCTATGCTTGCATGTCTGTAGTGGATGGGGACACAATCTGTCTGAAGGTGAATGGAAAAGACTTTGTTATGGATGAGAACTTGCTGGATGAGATTCTTGATATATCTAGTGTTGGACGTAAAAATGTGGAGGGAACCTATTCCCCTGATTTTAAAAAATTGATCATCAAGCAGTAAGCGGTTATGTCGAGGGAGAGAGTGTACAAGAAGGCTCTTCAGCCACAATACCAGCTGTTGTTTGAGCTGGTGAACAAGGTGCTGCTGCCTAGGGCTGAGAGACGGTCTATCACCTCTATCGTGGACCTGGTTCTCTTAGAAGCACTGGCATCCTTCTCATCCATTAATCTGCCTGGTATTATGATTGAACACATGCGGAAGGTAGCAGACTTTAAGGATGATAATCATAGTCTTTCTTATAGGTTACACCTTACCAAAGTCTTTGATTGATTTAGGGTTCTATTGGGAATGACGTCTATGGGAACTAGAAAGCAGATATTCACCGTGATTACCCTGGAGGAGTGCGAGTATGTAATGAAGAAGGGAGGATTGGGGAGCAAAACTCAACCATCTCTCAACTGATAGATGCAGAGGAGGTTGCAAATGAAGAGATCAAGCGCCTGAAGGCTGAAAATGCCATTCTTCAGTCCAAGCTTACTCAGGCCAGCAAAGGAACCTCGTTCCAGTAGCTCTCAAGGAGAAGAAATTTCCCA
The sequence above is drawn from the Nicotiana tabacum cultivar K326 chromosome 13, ASM71507v2, whole genome shotgun sequence genome and encodes:
- the LOC142168197 gene encoding uncharacterized protein LOC142168197 is translated as MHDFIMPDDSELWDVICDGPFVPMKIVGEGTVMVPKTSKKCNNADRKAIEKNFMAKKILIYGIRPDEYNRISACQSAKEISEALQTFHDGTTQVKQSKIDMITTEYELFKMKEDESI